From Frateuria aurantia DSM 6220, one genomic window encodes:
- a CDS encoding transporter: protein MIPLLLSVLFSVAVSALLKLAPARHIDLRQAIGWNYLAAAGLSAWLLHPSLDLLHQSGTPWLALAALGVLLPAVFWIEGLAVQRAGMIRVEVAQRFSLLLSLLAAFAWLHQPMTTKATIGVVLGLSAVGCMLGQGRRAERTPHSGSAWLALLGTWLGFGLIDLLFKQVAAAGAPFTSSLLVSFLLAALLAAIVLPLLAWRGRLQFGWRHAGAGLLLGLCNYANIYFYVRAHIALPHNPALVFAGMNLGVIMLGSLVAAGMLGERLSLRHLAGLGLAAIAIGCLA from the coding sequence ATGATTCCCTTGCTGTTGAGCGTGCTGTTCAGCGTCGCCGTCTCTGCACTGCTCAAGCTTGCCCCAGCCCGCCATATCGATTTGCGTCAAGCGATCGGCTGGAATTACCTGGCGGCAGCCGGACTGTCTGCCTGGCTGCTGCATCCATCGCTTGACTTGCTGCATCAATCCGGCACGCCCTGGCTGGCTCTGGCTGCGCTGGGCGTGCTGCTGCCCGCCGTGTTCTGGATTGAAGGCTTGGCGGTACAACGGGCCGGCATGATCCGGGTGGAAGTCGCGCAACGTTTCTCATTGCTGCTGAGCCTGCTGGCGGCATTCGCCTGGCTGCATCAGCCCATGACGACCAAGGCGACCATCGGCGTCGTCCTCGGTCTGTCCGCCGTCGGCTGCATGCTGGGCCAAGGCCGGAGGGCTGAGCGTACGCCGCACTCCGGATCAGCCTGGCTGGCATTGCTGGGAACATGGCTCGGCTTCGGCCTGATCGACCTGTTGTTCAAACAGGTGGCCGCGGCCGGCGCTCCCTTCACATCCAGTCTGCTTGTCAGCTTTTTGCTGGCCGCCTTACTGGCGGCCATCGTGCTTCCCTTGCTGGCGTGGCGCGGCCGCCTGCAATTCGGATGGCGCCATGCCGGTGCAGGCCTGCTGCTGGGCCTTTGCAATTATGCCAATATCTATTTCTATGTCCGTGCCCATATCGCGCTGCCACACAATCCGGCACTGGTCTTTGCCGGCATGAATCTGGGCGTGATCATGCTGGGCAGCCTGGTCGCAGCCGGCATGCTGGGCGAACGCCTGAGTTTGCGCCATCTGGCCGGTCTGGGACTGGCCGCCATCGCCATCGGCTGCCTCGCCTGA
- a CDS encoding TorF family putative porin, translating into MSLRIKRALFMYGSLFGVASMAPTVETQAGEWDGTVGVASQYLSRRGFQQTWGRPALQGGVSYQWNNGFYAGTWLSNVNRKYLEGATVEWDQYFGYAGKVGPVSYSSTFWYYYYPGAQMSGPRVNYSYGEWVSNATWKFVTVAYWGTWTRDYFGDNNRTMGTDGSRHSRGSSYYEIDLHHDLFPGLRFDLQMGRQQVRHFKDYSFDTVGASLTYSVTPRWTLGMRYVRIYSRHRAYRHYGIGVPVNGSLHYSDPGGGHVALTSTWSF; encoded by the coding sequence TTGAGTCTCAGAATCAAGCGGGCATTGTTCATGTATGGAAGTCTGTTCGGTGTGGCTTCGATGGCACCCACGGTCGAGACACAGGCCGGCGAATGGGATGGCACCGTAGGCGTCGCCTCCCAGTATCTGTCGCGTCGCGGATTTCAGCAGACCTGGGGACGGCCGGCTCTGCAGGGTGGCGTCAGCTATCAGTGGAATAACGGCTTTTATGCCGGAACATGGTTGTCCAACGTCAATCGCAAGTACCTCGAAGGCGCGACGGTGGAATGGGACCAGTATTTCGGCTATGCCGGCAAGGTCGGCCCGGTCAGTTACAGCAGCACCTTCTGGTACTACTATTATCCAGGTGCGCAGATGTCTGGACCGCGAGTGAATTACAGCTACGGCGAATGGGTCAGCAATGCGACATGGAAGTTCGTGACCGTGGCCTATTGGGGCACCTGGACCCGTGATTATTTCGGTGACAACAATCGCACCATGGGAACCGACGGTAGTCGACATTCGCGAGGATCGAGCTATTACGAGATCGACCTTCACCATGACCTGTTTCCCGGCCTGCGCTTCGATCTGCAGATGGGACGCCAGCAGGTCCGTCATTTCAAGGATTACAGCTTCGATACGGTAGGGGCCAGTCTCACCTATTCGGTCACGCCGCGCTGGACTCTCGGCATGCGCTATGTGCGGATCTACTCTCGCCACAGGGCGTATCGCCACTACGGTATCGGTGTTCCGGTCAATGGCAGTCTGCACTATTCCGATCCGGGAGGCGGACATGTCGCACTCACCAGCACCTGGAGCTTCTGA
- the proP gene encoding glycine betaine/L-proline transporter ProP — translation MRNTSLSRRHFGWFKSRDQKVAVDDLTIVDQSLLHRAVAATALGNAMEWFDFGVYSYIAVTLGKVFFPAGSSVVQTLASLATFAVGFLIRPVGGLVFGPLGDKFGRKRILALTMIMMAASTFSIAFIPSYASIGIAAPILLMLARLLQGFSTGGEYGGAATFIAEYSTDRRRGFMGSWLEFGTMVGYIGGACIVTLLTSTLSSESLLSWGWRVPFLIAGPLGLMGLYMRLKLEESPAFQAYSDSVEHEEHEKPAYGLGSLIRIHGRQLLKAVGLVLVFNVTDYMLLSYLPSYMTSVLNYSETRGLWMVLLVMVLMLPCNVLGGLMSDRFGRKPMILTASLAMVVLAIPCIKLIGSGMDLEIFIGFMLLALCLVAYTSSMPSTLPALFYTPVRYSALSIAFNVSVSLFGGTTPLATAWLIEKTHNTMVPAYYLMVAGVIGVITILCVRETAGRPLRGSPPAVGSRSEAREVLAGDDPLTVDSTLPRI, via the coding sequence ATGCGCAATACGTCTCTAAGCCGTCGTCATTTCGGCTGGTTCAAATCCCGAGACCAGAAGGTCGCCGTCGATGACCTGACGATCGTCGATCAGAGCCTGCTGCATCGTGCCGTCGCCGCCACGGCGCTGGGCAATGCGATGGAGTGGTTCGATTTCGGTGTTTATTCCTATATTGCCGTCACGCTGGGCAAGGTGTTCTTTCCCGCTGGCTCGTCAGTGGTGCAGACCCTGGCCTCGCTGGCAACGTTCGCCGTCGGCTTTCTGATCCGGCCTGTGGGTGGCCTGGTATTCGGCCCGCTGGGCGACAAGTTCGGTCGCAAGCGAATCCTGGCCTTGACCATGATCATGATGGCGGCATCGACCTTCTCGATTGCCTTCATTCCCAGCTATGCCTCCATCGGCATTGCGGCCCCCATCTTGTTGATGCTGGCTCGCCTGCTGCAGGGCTTCTCGACCGGGGGCGAATATGGCGGTGCGGCGACTTTCATTGCCGAATACTCCACGGATCGGCGTCGCGGCTTCATGGGCAGCTGGCTGGAGTTCGGCACCATGGTCGGCTATATCGGCGGTGCCTGCATCGTCACCTTGCTGACCTCGACCCTGTCCAGCGAGTCGCTGCTCAGCTGGGGCTGGCGAGTGCCGTTCCTGATCGCCGGTCCGTTGGGGCTGATGGGCCTGTACATGCGTCTGAAGCTGGAGGAAAGTCCGGCTTTCCAAGCCTACAGTGACAGTGTCGAGCATGAAGAGCATGAGAAGCCGGCCTATGGCCTGGGGTCGCTGATCCGGATCCATGGTCGCCAGTTGCTGAAGGCCGTGGGCCTGGTGCTGGTCTTCAATGTGACCGATTACATGTTGCTTTCCTATCTGCCCAGCTATATGACCAGCGTGCTGAATTATTCCGAGACCCGGGGTCTGTGGATGGTGCTGCTGGTGATGGTGTTGATGCTGCCTTGCAATGTGCTGGGCGGGCTGATGAGTGACCGTTTCGGCCGCAAGCCGATGATTCTGACCGCGAGCCTGGCGATGGTGGTGCTGGCGATTCCCTGCATCAAGCTGATCGGCAGCGGCATGGATCTGGAGATCTTCATCGGCTTCATGCTGCTGGCGCTGTGTCTGGTGGCCTATACCAGCTCGATGCCTTCGACCTTGCCGGCGCTGTTCTATACCCCGGTGCGCTACAGCGCGCTGTCGATCGCCTTCAATGTGTCGGTGTCGCTGTTCGGTGGTACCACGCCGCTGGCCACCGCCTGGTTGATCGAGAAGACCCACAACACCATGGTGCCGGCCTACTATCTGATGGTGGCGGGCGTGATCGGTGTGATCACCATTCTCTGTGTGCGGGAAACGGCCGGTCGTCCGCTGCGCGGCTCGCCGCCGGCGGTGGGCAGCCGCAGCGAGGCGCGCGAGGTGCTGGCAGGTGATGATCCGCTGACCGTGGATTCCACGCTGCCCAGGATCTGA
- the eda gene encoding bifunctional 4-hydroxy-2-oxoglutarate aldolase/2-dehydro-3-deoxy-phosphogluconate aldolase: MSHSIEHKQQQLATTMQLAPVIPVVIIDDARLAVPMARALVAGGIPAIEITLRTPAALDAIRAVANEVEGAIVGVGTVLNGNDLDAALAAGARFAVSPGISPRLLDAADQHELPLLPGIATAGEAMSLLERGYRHLKFFPAVPAGGAKLLSAWASPLPQIRFCPTGGISLGSAPDFLALPNVACVGGSWLTPADKLASRDWAGIELLAREAVALKA; encoded by the coding sequence ATGAGCCATTCCATCGAACACAAGCAGCAACAACTGGCTACCACCATGCAGCTGGCACCGGTGATCCCGGTCGTCATCATCGACGATGCCAGACTGGCCGTGCCGATGGCACGGGCCTTGGTTGCCGGCGGCATTCCCGCCATCGAGATCACATTGCGGACCCCGGCGGCACTGGATGCGATCCGCGCCGTCGCCAACGAGGTCGAAGGCGCCATCGTCGGTGTCGGCACCGTGCTGAACGGCAATGATCTGGATGCGGCACTGGCGGCAGGCGCCCGCTTCGCCGTCTCGCCAGGCATATCGCCCCGACTGCTGGATGCCGCCGACCAGCATGAACTGCCGCTGCTACCCGGCATCGCCACCGCGGGTGAAGCCATGAGCCTGCTGGAACGCGGCTACCGCCACCTGAAGTTCTTCCCGGCGGTGCCGGCCGGCGGTGCCAAGCTGCTGAGTGCCTGGGCCAGCCCGCTGCCCCAGATCCGTTTCTGCCCTACCGGCGGCATCAGCCTCGGCTCGGCACCGGATTTTCTGGCCCTGCCCAATGTCGCCTGCGTCGGCGGCTCCTGGCTGACACCGGCCGACAAGCTGGCCTCCCGGGACTGGGCAGGGATCGAGCTGCTGGCCCGCGAAGCAGTCGCACTCAAGGCCTGA
- the edd gene encoding phosphogluconate dehydratase yields MPVIHPVVAEVTARLRERSKTSRQNYLDRIRAARRSGPNRATLSCGNLAHAFAACGASDKHALREGPAANLAIVTAYNDMLSAHEPYQHYPSQIRQTARELGVTAQVAGGVPAMCDGVTQGQDGMQLSLFSRDLIAMTTAVALSHDMFDAALYLGICDKIVPGLLIGALSFGHLPAVFVPAGPMPSGISNEEKSKVRQDYAAGKASREELLAAEAASYHSAGTCTFYGTANSNQMLMEIMGLQLPGSSFVAPHDPLRKVLTDEAVARAAAMTALGDDWLPVGEMLDERSFVNAVIGLHATGGSTNHLMHLVAMARAAGIALSWDDFDALSAVVPLLARIYPNGYADVNQFQAAGGMAFLIRELLSQGLLHGDARTITGELLSGYVKCPELDAQGQLHWREVAAESGNRGVLRAISEPFRSNGGVRLLAGNLGRAVIKISAVPDDRHVIEAPALVFNHQDEVKTAFDHGKLNRDFIAVVRYQGPQANGMPELHKLTPTLSLLQDRGHRVALVTDGRMSGASGRIPAAIHVTPEALDGGAIGRLRDGDLLRLDAASGRLEALVDAAEFAAREIVHPDLSANQSGMGRELFGLFRRNAGSADLGAGVF; encoded by the coding sequence ATGCCCGTGATTCACCCCGTCGTCGCCGAAGTCACCGCACGCCTGCGCGAACGCAGCAAGACTTCACGCCAGAATTATCTTGACAGGATCCGCGCCGCTCGCCGTTCCGGACCGAATCGCGCCACCTTGTCTTGCGGAAATCTGGCACATGCCTTCGCCGCCTGCGGGGCATCCGACAAGCATGCGCTGCGGGAGGGGCCGGCGGCGAACCTGGCCATCGTCACGGCCTACAACGATATGCTGTCGGCTCACGAGCCTTACCAGCACTATCCCTCGCAGATCCGGCAGACCGCGCGCGAGCTGGGCGTCACCGCCCAGGTCGCCGGCGGGGTGCCGGCGATGTGCGACGGCGTCACCCAGGGGCAGGACGGCATGCAGCTGTCACTGTTCTCGCGCGATCTGATCGCCATGACCACAGCTGTCGCCTTGTCCCACGACATGTTCGATGCCGCCCTGTACCTCGGCATTTGCGACAAGATCGTGCCCGGCCTGCTGATCGGCGCATTGTCGTTTGGCCATCTTCCGGCGGTCTTCGTACCGGCCGGCCCGATGCCCAGCGGCATCAGCAACGAGGAAAAATCCAAGGTCCGCCAGGACTATGCCGCCGGCAAGGCCAGTCGGGAAGAGCTGCTGGCCGCCGAAGCCGCGTCCTACCACAGCGCCGGCACCTGCACCTTCTACGGCACGGCCAATTCCAACCAGATGCTGATGGAGATCATGGGCCTGCAGCTGCCCGGCTCCAGCTTCGTCGCGCCGCATGACCCCTTGCGCAAGGTGCTGACCGACGAGGCCGTGGCCCGTGCCGCCGCCATGACCGCCCTTGGTGATGACTGGCTGCCGGTCGGCGAGATGCTGGATGAACGCAGCTTCGTCAATGCCGTGATCGGCCTGCATGCCACTGGCGGTTCTACCAATCATCTGATGCATCTGGTCGCGATGGCACGCGCCGCCGGCATCGCGCTGAGCTGGGATGATTTCGACGCCCTGTCCGCGGTGGTGCCCCTGCTGGCCCGCATCTACCCCAATGGCTATGCCGACGTAAACCAGTTCCAGGCAGCCGGCGGCATGGCCTTCCTGATCCGTGAGCTGCTGAGCCAGGGCCTGCTGCATGGCGATGCCCGCACCATCACCGGCGAACTGCTCAGCGGCTACGTCAAGTGTCCCGAGCTGGATGCCCAGGGTCAGCTGCACTGGCGCGAAGTCGCCGCCGAGAGCGGCAACCGCGGCGTTCTGCGTGCCATCAGCGAGCCCTTCCGCAGCAATGGCGGCGTGCGTCTGCTGGCCGGCAATCTGGGGCGGGCCGTGATCAAGATCTCCGCCGTCCCCGATGACCGTCATGTCATCGAGGCCCCCGCCCTGGTCTTCAATCATCAGGACGAGGTCAAGACCGCTTTCGATCACGGCAAGCTCAACCGCGACTTTATCGCCGTGGTCCGCTACCAGGGCCCTCAAGCCAACGGCATGCCCGAACTGCACAAGCTGACCCCGACCCTGAGCCTGCTGCAGGATCGCGGTCATCGCGTGGCCCTGGTCACCGACGGCCGGATGTCCGGTGCCAGCGGCCGGATTCCGGCTGCGATCCACGTCACGCCCGAGGCTCTGGACGGCGGCGCCATCGGCCGCTTGCGCGACGGTGATCTGCTGCGACTGGACGCCGCCAGCGGCCGGCTGGAGGCGCTGGTCGATGCGGCCGAATTCGCCGCCCGCGAAATCGTCCATCCCGACCTGTCCGCCAACCAGTCCGGCATGGGCCGCGAACTGTTCGGCCTGTTTCGTCGCAACGCCGGCAGCGCCGACCTGGGCGCCGGCGTATTCTGA
- the pgl gene encoding 6-phosphogluconolactonase has protein sequence MSASAEISQHTFASSAALAEALAGELANRLRKAIAERGRALIAVSGGSTPKQLFDRLSQLALDWDKVYVTLVDERWVPESSDRSNARLVKAMLLKHAAAAAHFVPLYEAGQDTPEAGLVYLQARLSALPARFDAVVLGMGGDGHTASFFPGGDHLTQALDLQGRQRLWPMRAEGAGEPRITFSLPALLDTEALYLHIEGAAKREVFKQAETGEGAGAHYPVRAVLNQSRTPLSVFWSP, from the coding sequence ATGTCCGCATCTGCTGAAATTTCACAGCATACCTTTGCCAGCTCCGCCGCCCTTGCCGAGGCTCTGGCCGGGGAACTGGCCAACCGCCTGCGAAAGGCCATCGCCGAACGCGGCCGCGCCTTGATCGCGGTCTCCGGCGGCAGCACCCCGAAACAGCTGTTCGACCGTCTTTCTCAGCTTGCGCTGGACTGGGACAAGGTCTATGTCACCTTGGTCGACGAGCGCTGGGTGCCCGAATCCAGTGACCGCTCCAATGCCCGTCTGGTCAAGGCCATGCTGCTCAAGCATGCCGCTGCTGCTGCCCATTTCGTGCCGTTGTACGAAGCCGGTCAGGACACGCCTGAAGCGGGACTCGTCTATCTGCAGGCCCGTCTGTCGGCGTTGCCGGCCCGCTTCGATGCAGTGGTGCTGGGCATGGGCGGGGATGGCCATACCGCCTCGTTCTTCCCCGGCGGTGATCACCTGACCCAGGCTCTGGATCTGCAAGGCCGACAGCGGCTGTGGCCGATGCGGGCCGAGGGTGCCGGCGAACCCCGCATCACCTTCTCGCTGCCAGCCCTGCTGGATACCGAAGCGCTGTACCTGCATATCGAAGGGGCCGCCAAGCGCGAGGTCTTCAAGCAGGCCGAAACCGGTGAAGGTGCCGGCGCGCATTATCCCGTGCGTGCGGTACTGAACCAGAGCCGCACGCCGCTCAGCGTGTTCTGGAGCCCCTGA
- the zwf gene encoding glucose-6-phosphate dehydrogenase yields MNSPSQQVEAFDLVIFGGTGDLSVRKLLPAMFHRFVDGQIDKHSRIIGVARSEHSDDSFRKLVHEAIAKATKDAASKDINAFLKMIHYRALDGGKDEGWEEFAQFMGQEADHVRVFYLSTSPSIFSDLCKRLGDHKLNEGKARVVLEKPIGTDLSSANKINDDVAKVFQESQTYRIDHYLGKETVQNLLALRFGNALFEPLWNAEHIEHVQITVAETVGVGHRAGYYDGSGAMRDMIQNHILQLLCMVAMEPPASLAPDAVRDEKLKVLRSLKPITATEAPHTTVRGQYRAGASEGGSVPGYQDELGRPSNTETFVAIKAEIGNWRWAGVPFYLRTGKRLPERLSEIVVTFKAVPHSIFGADAGALAQNRLVLRLQPDEGVKLWLTIKNPGPGGLKLRHVPLDMSFLEAFGIGQLPDAYERLILDVVRGNPTLFMRRDEVEAAWNWADPILDAWAASGDAPKLYTAGTWGPSASVALIERDGHTWNEDNT; encoded by the coding sequence GTGAACAGCCCTTCTCAGCAAGTGGAAGCCTTTGACCTGGTCATCTTCGGCGGGACCGGCGATCTGTCGGTCCGCAAACTGTTGCCGGCGATGTTCCACCGCTTTGTCGACGGCCAGATCGACAAGCACAGCCGCATCATTGGCGTGGCCCGCTCCGAACACAGCGACGACTCATTCCGGAAACTGGTCCACGAGGCTATCGCCAAGGCCACCAAAGACGCCGCCAGCAAGGATATCAATGCCTTTCTGAAGATGATCCACTATCGCGCCCTGGATGGCGGCAAGGACGAGGGCTGGGAAGAATTTGCCCAGTTCATGGGCCAGGAAGCGGATCACGTGCGGGTGTTCTATCTCTCCACCTCGCCCAGCATCTTCAGCGATCTGTGCAAGCGGCTGGGCGACCACAAGCTCAACGAAGGCAAGGCACGGGTCGTGCTGGAAAAGCCGATCGGCACCGACCTGAGCAGCGCCAACAAGATCAATGACGATGTAGCCAAGGTCTTCCAGGAATCGCAGACCTATCGCATCGACCATTATCTGGGCAAGGAGACAGTGCAGAACCTGCTGGCCCTGCGCTTCGGCAATGCCTTGTTCGAACCGCTGTGGAATGCCGAGCATATCGAGCATGTACAGATCACGGTGGCCGAAACCGTCGGTGTCGGCCACCGCGCCGGCTATTACGATGGCTCCGGCGCGATGCGCGACATGATCCAGAACCACATTCTGCAGTTGCTGTGCATGGTGGCCATGGAGCCGCCGGCCTCGCTGGCACCCGATGCCGTGCGCGACGAGAAGCTGAAGGTACTGCGCTCGCTGAAGCCGATCACCGCCACCGAAGCGCCGCATACCACCGTGCGCGGTCAATACCGGGCCGGAGCCTCCGAGGGCGGCAGCGTGCCGGGCTATCAGGATGAACTGGGACGGCCTTCGAACACCGAGACTTTTGTCGCGATCAAGGCCGAAATCGGCAACTGGCGCTGGGCCGGCGTGCCCTTCTATCTGCGTACCGGCAAGCGCCTGCCGGAGCGTCTGTCCGAGATCGTGGTGACCTTCAAGGCCGTGCCGCACTCCATCTTCGGCGCCGATGCCGGCGCCCTGGCCCAGAACCGGCTGGTGCTGCGGCTTCAGCCGGACGAAGGCGTGAAGCTGTGGCTGACGATCAAGAACCCGGGTCCGGGCGGACTCAAGCTGCGGCACGTGCCGCTGGACATGAGCTTCCTGGAAGCCTTCGGCATCGGCCAGTTGCCGGATGCCTACGAGCGCCTGATCCTGGATGTGGTGCGGGGCAATCCGACCCTGTTCATGCGTCGCGACGAGGTCGAGGCCGCGTGGAACTGGGCCGATCCGATTCTGGACGCCTGGGCGGCCAGTGGCGATGCACCTAAGCTGTACACCGCCGGCACCTGGGGCCCCAGCGCCTCGGTGGCACTGATCGAACGTGACGGCCACACCTGGAACGAAGACAACACCTGA
- a CDS encoding GntR family transcriptional regulator, producing the protein MENALISEYRRLCRDTVTRQPLAYLRLRRAIRNVVEQGDIEAGSALPSERDLSRLLEISRVTVRKAIGGLVDEGVLVQRHGAGTFVAERIVKPMSRLTSFTEDLRARGLNPRSEFFERSLGEVTPEESMALNLSPGAQVIRLHRLRYAEDEPLAIERTVVPASILSDPMAVHDSLYEALDHVGCRPRRALQRLRAVLLGAQQARLLHVHVGTAGLNIERRSFIDDGRVVEFTVSCYRGDIYDFVAELAE; encoded by the coding sequence ATGGAAAACGCGCTAATCAGTGAGTATCGCCGCTTGTGCCGGGATACGGTCACGCGACAACCCTTGGCCTATCTGCGGTTGCGTCGTGCGATCCGCAATGTGGTCGAGCAGGGGGATATCGAGGCCGGCAGTGCGCTTCCCAGCGAGCGTGATCTGTCCAGGCTGCTGGAGATTTCACGCGTCACGGTGCGCAAGGCCATCGGAGGTCTGGTGGATGAAGGCGTTCTGGTGCAACGGCACGGGGCGGGCACTTTCGTGGCCGAACGCATCGTCAAGCCGATGTCGCGTCTGACCAGTTTCACCGAGGATTTGCGCGCGCGCGGACTCAACCCCCGTTCGGAGTTTTTCGAGCGCTCGCTGGGCGAGGTCACGCCTGAGGAATCCATGGCGCTGAATCTGTCGCCCGGTGCCCAGGTCATCCGATTGCATCGCCTGCGCTATGCCGAGGACGAGCCGCTGGCGATCGAGCGCACGGTGGTACCGGCCTCGATACTGTCCGATCCGATGGCTGTGCATGATTCGCTCTACGAGGCGCTGGATCATGTCGGTTGCCGACCGCGACGGGCATTGCAGCGGCTCCGGGCGGTGCTGCTGGGGGCCCAGCAGGCCAGACTGCTGCATGTTCATGTCGGCACCGCGGGTCTGAATATCGAGCGGCGCAGCTTTATCGACGATGGCCGGGTGGTTGAATTCACCGTCTCCTGCTACCGCGGTGACATTTATGATTTCGTGGCCGAGCTGGCGGAATAA
- a CDS encoding L-dopachrome tautomerase-related protein, which produces MRLPRCLNHLPALLATALAASMASTAALADNTIDQGARPVGELHVVAAFNGPGPSGIAVTPTGRIFVGFPRHAENHPGPALAELKNGRLVPYPDAAFSLPSKAPWHDQLVSPHGMTTDRRGRLWLIDDGKIAGHPIVEGQAKLVGIDPASNKVIANVVIKPPAMLSDSHLNDLRVDLSHGAQGTAYIADSSFGTSPALIVVDIASGRQRRVLAGDRSTAADPGFVAMMEGRPLRYDPVHPSFPIGGVDGITLNPDQSRLYYTPLSSRRLYSIPTAVLADFHASEKQLAKAVRDEGDKGAADGLATDPQGRIYTTDFEHDAIRQRQLDGSFRILARDPRIVWPDGIYATAHQVYVVLGQWNRLPGFNGGHDLRKPPYLLVSIPTDPAPLLDAAEVH; this is translated from the coding sequence ATGCGCCTGCCTCGTTGCCTGAATCACCTGCCGGCTCTGCTGGCCACCGCACTAGCCGCCAGTATGGCAAGCACGGCGGCCCTCGCCGACAACACCATCGACCAGGGGGCCCGTCCAGTGGGCGAGCTGCACGTCGTCGCGGCCTTCAACGGCCCCGGACCGTCCGGCATCGCCGTGACCCCGACGGGGCGGATCTTCGTCGGCTTCCCCCGCCATGCCGAAAACCATCCCGGTCCGGCACTGGCCGAGCTTAAAAACGGCCGGCTGGTTCCCTATCCGGATGCCGCCTTCAGCCTGCCCTCGAAGGCCCCCTGGCACGACCAGCTGGTTTCGCCGCATGGCATGACCACCGACCGCCGCGGCCGGCTGTGGCTGATCGACGACGGCAAGATCGCCGGCCATCCCATTGTCGAGGGTCAGGCCAAGCTGGTAGGCATTGATCCGGCCAGCAACAAGGTGATCGCCAACGTGGTGATCAAGCCGCCCGCCATGCTGTCCGACAGCCATCTCAATGACTTGCGAGTCGATCTGAGTCACGGCGCCCAAGGGACCGCCTATATCGCCGACTCCTCTTTCGGCACGTCACCGGCCCTGATCGTGGTCGATATCGCCAGCGGCCGGCAGCGCCGGGTACTGGCCGGCGACCGCTCGACCGCGGCCGACCCGGGCTTTGTCGCCATGATGGAAGGTCGGCCGCTGCGCTATGACCCGGTCCACCCCAGCTTTCCCATCGGCGGGGTCGACGGCATCACCCTGAACCCGGACCAGAGCCGGCTGTACTACACGCCCCTGTCCAGCCGCCGACTGTACTCCATCCCGACCGCCGTGCTGGCCGATTTCCACGCTTCGGAAAAACAGCTGGCCAAGGCGGTACGCGATGAAGGCGACAAGGGAGCTGCCGACGGCCTGGCCACCGACCCCCAGGGCCGGATCTATACCACCGACTTCGAGCATGACGCGATTCGCCAGCGACAACTCGACGGCAGCTTCCGGATTCTGGCCCGCGACCCGCGCATCGTCTGGCCGGACGGCATCTATGCCACCGCCCATCAGGTTTATGTGGTGCTCGGCCAGTGGAACCGGCTCCCCGGCTTCAACGGCGGACACGACCTGCGCAAACCGCCCTATCTGCTGGTCTCCATCCCCACCGATCCCGCCCCGCTGCTGGATGCGGCCGAGGTGCACTGA